A genome region from Gammaproteobacteria bacterium includes the following:
- a CDS encoding class I SAM-dependent methyltransferase, with protein sequence MSALTDEHIVRSWHGNADAWVTAVREGQIESRRAVTDQAIVDAVLSQCPGSVLDVGCGEGWLARELAAHNIRVTGVDVVPGLVEAANRAGGGDFRVVAYEDLASVGLRVPVDAVVCNFSLLGKESVEAVFRAVPSLLANNGVFIVQTLHPITACGDQPYEDGWREGSWAGFGNEFTDPAPWYFRTLESWERLFTDNGFRLVEIREPVHPKSGVPASVIFAARHDR encoded by the coding sequence ATGAGTGCATTGACTGACGAACATATTGTCCGCTCCTGGCATGGCAATGCCGATGCATGGGTCACGGCCGTGCGCGAAGGACAGATCGAGAGCCGCCGCGCGGTTACGGATCAAGCGATCGTCGATGCGGTGCTGAGCCAGTGCCCGGGTTCCGTGCTTGACGTGGGCTGCGGTGAAGGCTGGCTGGCCCGCGAACTGGCGGCCCACAACATCCGGGTTACCGGCGTCGATGTCGTACCCGGGCTTGTCGAAGCCGCGAACCGGGCGGGCGGCGGGGACTTCCGGGTGGTTGCCTACGAGGACCTGGCCAGCGTCGGGCTGCGGGTTCCGGTCGATGCGGTAGTGTGCAACTTTTCCCTGCTCGGGAAAGAATCGGTAGAAGCGGTTTTCCGGGCCGTGCCTTCCCTGCTGGCGAACAACGGTGTGTTCATCGTGCAGACGCTGCATCCAATCACGGCCTGCGGCGACCAGCCTTACGAGGATGGCTGGCGGGAAGGGTCCTGGGCCGGTTTCGGTAATGAATTCACCGATCCGGCGCCCTGGTATTTCAGAACCCTGGAGAGCTGGGAGAGATTGTTTACGGATAACGGATTCAGGCTGGTGGAAATCCGTGAACCCGTACACCCCAAAAGCGGCGTGCCGGCCTCGGTGATATTCGCCGCGAGGCATGACCGCTAA
- the soxR gene encoding redox-sensitive transcriptional activator SoxR has protein sequence MKHTDDADIHKSLSVGEVATRSGVTVSTIHFYEAKGLIKGKRNAGNHRRYPREVLRRVAIIKVAQRAGIPLKEIAAALDTLPDERTPTKKDWATLSSRWKADLDERIRHLTQLRDQLTSCIGCGCLSITDCPLRNPHDKLAEQGSGARLLDND, from the coding sequence ATGAAGCACACGGACGACGCGGATATCCACAAAAGCCTATCCGTAGGTGAGGTAGCGACCCGCAGCGGTGTGACGGTCTCGACCATTCATTTCTATGAAGCCAAGGGCCTGATCAAGGGCAAGCGTAATGCAGGGAATCATCGGCGTTATCCACGCGAGGTCCTGCGCCGGGTCGCCATCATCAAAGTAGCCCAGCGCGCGGGGATTCCTCTCAAGGAGATTGCCGCGGCCCTGGATACGCTGCCCGACGAGCGGACACCGACAAAAAAGGACTGGGCCACGCTGTCATCCAGGTGGAAGGCCGATCTGGACGAACGGATCAGGCACCTGACCCAGTTGCGCGATCAGCTCACAAGCTGTATCGGCTGTGGATGCCTGTCCATCACCGATTGCCCCTTGCGCAACCCGCACGACAAATTGGCTGAACAGGGGTCGGGAGCGAGATTGCTCGACAACGACTAG